From the genome of Candidatus Polarisedimenticolaceae bacterium:
GTCCATCCGCCTCACCGAGAACTTCGCGATGACCCCTGCGGCGTCCGTGAGCGGCTTCTATTTCGCGCACCCGAAGTCGCGCTACTTCTCCCTCGGCAAGATCGGGCGCGATCAGGTCGAGGACTACGCGCGGCGGAAGGGAATCACCGTCGACGAGACGGAGCGCTGGCTGCGGCCGCACCTCGGCTACTGAATTGGGGACAGAATGTCCCCATTTCACTTCTTGAAATAGCGGCTCGGATCCCAGGTCAGCCACTCGGGCTCCTGTTCGTCCTCCGGTGGCTTCGCCGGCTCCGGTGCTTTGATCCACAACGCTCCCTGCTCGACCTTCGTCTCGTAGACGCGCACCTTCGCCCACGGCCTCAGGGGGCACTGACCCGTCGTCGTGTCGTAACGCCACTCGTGCCACGAGCACTGCAGGTCGTCGCCGACGAGGCGGCCGTCGGCGAGAGACGCGCCCATGTGCGGGCAGGCGTCGGCGACGGCGATGAAGCGCGCGCCGTCCCAGAAGACGGCGACAGCGTTTCCGGCGACGTCGACGCGCCGGCCGCGCCCCTTGATCCAGCGGGCGGTCTCGCCGGCGCGAACCCAGGGATCAGTCACGGATCCTGAGCGGAACCTTGGGCGCGGAGGCGCGCACCGACGGGCGCGCATTGACCCGGAGGGCCCACGCGCGAAGCGCGGGGTAGCGGTCGTCCGGGAGGATCGAGAGGAGCGGGAGCGACGCCGTGAGCGGCGGCACGAGTCCGGCGTCGGCGAGCGAGAAAATGTCGCCGCCGAAATAGTTCCGGCCGGACAGCTCGGCCTCGAGGCGCGCGAGGTGCTGGTGGACCTTCGCCTTGGCGCCCTCGAGCGCCTTGTGATCGATCTCGTCGGGCTTCTTGCGGACGAGATACGGCGGCGCGTACTCGAACTGGGCGGCACGCAGCTCGCGGAGCGCCGTGTAGAGGTACTGGTCGGTCGTGTCCTCGAGCATGCGGATACGCGCTCGCTCGTAGGGATCCTTCGGCAGCATCGGCGGCTGCGGGAACGCCTCCTCGAGGTACTCGTTGATCACGGTCGACTCGTAGAGCGACCGTCCGTCCGGGAGCTCGAGGACCGGCGTGAGCTTGTAGGGGTTCAGCTTCGCGAACGCCGGATCCTCGGTCTTGTTGTCGGGGATGACGAGCTCGTGCGGCACGTCCTTCTCCGCCAGGACCATGCGGACCTTCCAGCCGAACGGCGAGCGATCGAGATGATGGAGCTTGAGCATTGGAGAGCCTCGCTATCCCAAGAGCGCGATGAGCCTGTAGCAGATCATCCCGACGAGCCCGGCCATCGGGATCGTGAGCACCCAGGCCCACACGACGCGTCGCGCGATCCCCCACCGGACGGCGGAGACGCGCTGCACGGCGCCGACGCCGACGATCGCGCCGGTG
Proteins encoded in this window:
- a CDS encoding Rieske (2Fe-2S) protein, producing MTDPWVRAGETARWIKGRGRRVDVAGNAVAVFWDGARFIAVADACPHMGASLADGRLVGDDLQCSWHEWRYDTTTGQCPLRPWAKVRVYETKVEQGALWIKAPEPAKPPEDEQEPEWLTWDPSRYFKK
- a CDS encoding glutathione S-transferase family protein, encoding MLKLHHLDRSPFGWKVRMVLAEKDVPHELVIPDNKTEDPAFAKLNPYKLTPVLELPDGRSLYESTVINEYLEEAFPQPPMLPKDPYERARIRMLEDTTDQYLYTALRELRAAQFEYAPPYLVRKKPDEIDHKALEGAKAKVHQHLARLEAELSGRNYFGGDIFSLADAGLVPPLTASLPLLSILPDDRYPALRAWALRVNARPSVRASAPKVPLRIRD